Proteins from a genomic interval of Oncorhynchus clarkii lewisi isolate Uvic-CL-2024 chromosome 13, UVic_Ocla_1.0, whole genome shotgun sequence:
- the LOC139423884 gene encoding membrane-spanning 4-domains subfamily A member 4A-like isoform X1 — translation MSSSVTTTTNGVVVITHVHPTGNGMGVASAPHCLGQTVSSVLGSFRAGQPKALGTVQIMVGLMMLLTGIVMATGPQVDNIGVISGIFVWGSIIYVIAGSLTVAADNNLNTCLVKGSLGMNVVATVIALTGTILHSLDSAGIFFYNYYCDYPDYPSSFVCQQYWIRSQGISGVLLVFSMLEFIVSICVSSFACRAVCQCCRSNPEQVFVIGNQIPVPHGCMTPSNAPFPPQNNYETVIYPKGPEGDDMGTGFQQKPLPPQNTAFIP, via the exons ATGTCCAGCTCTGTAACAACCACCACTAACGGGGTGGTGGTCATCACCCATGTACACCCCACTGGCAATGGGATGGGGGTCGCTTCTGCCCCTCACTGTTTGGGACAGACGGTTTCCTCAGTGCTGGGAAGTTTCCGGGCAGGGCAACCAAAAGCGCTGGGG ACCGTACAGATCATGGTTGGTTTGATGATGCTGTTGACAGGAATCGTGATGGCTACAGGACCACAAGTAGACAATATTGGAGTAATCAGCGGAATATTTGTCTGGGGATCTATCATT TATGTCATTGCAGGCTCTCTAactgttgctgctgacaacaatttGAACACATGTCTG GTAAAAGGCTCCCTTGGAATGAATGTTGTCGCCACGGTTATTGCTCTTACTGGCACCATTCTGCATTCTTTGGACAGTGCTGGGATCTTCTTTTACAACTACTACTGTGACTATCCAGACTATCCTTCATCCTTTGTCTGCCAACAGTATTGG ATCAGGTCCCAGGGAATTTCAGGTGTTTTGCTTGTTTTCTCCATGCTGGAGTTCATAGTGTCCATCTGTGTCTCGTCATTCGCCTGCAGAGCTGTCTGCCAGTGCTGCCGTTCCAACCCTGAG CAAGTGTTCGTCATTGGGAATCAAATACCGGTACCTCATGGCTGCATGACTCCAAGCAACGCACCTTTCCCTCCTCAGAACAACTACGAG actgtgatctacccaAAGGGTCCCGAGGGAGACGATATGGGAACAGGGTTTCAACAGAAACCCCTGCCTCCACAAAACACTGCTTTCATCCCTTGA
- the LOC139423884 gene encoding membrane-spanning 4-domains subfamily A member 4A-like isoform X2, translating into MSSSVTTTTNGVVVITHVHPTGNGMGVASAPHCLGQTVSSVLGSFRAGQPKALGTVQIMVGLMMLLTGIVMATGPQVDNIGVISGIFVWGSIIYVIAGSLTVAADNNLNTCLVKGSLGMNVVATVIALTGTILHSLDSAGIFFYNYYCDYPDYPSSFVCQQYWIRSQGISGVLLVFSMLEFIVSICVSSFACRAVCQCCRSNPECSSLGIKYRYLMAA; encoded by the exons ATGTCCAGCTCTGTAACAACCACCACTAACGGGGTGGTGGTCATCACCCATGTACACCCCACTGGCAATGGGATGGGGGTCGCTTCTGCCCCTCACTGTTTGGGACAGACGGTTTCCTCAGTGCTGGGAAGTTTCCGGGCAGGGCAACCAAAAGCGCTGGGG ACCGTACAGATCATGGTTGGTTTGATGATGCTGTTGACAGGAATCGTGATGGCTACAGGACCACAAGTAGACAATATTGGAGTAATCAGCGGAATATTTGTCTGGGGATCTATCATT TATGTCATTGCAGGCTCTCTAactgttgctgctgacaacaatttGAACACATGTCTG GTAAAAGGCTCCCTTGGAATGAATGTTGTCGCCACGGTTATTGCTCTTACTGGCACCATTCTGCATTCTTTGGACAGTGCTGGGATCTTCTTTTACAACTACTACTGTGACTATCCAGACTATCCTTCATCCTTTGTCTGCCAACAGTATTGG ATCAGGTCCCAGGGAATTTCAGGTGTTTTGCTTGTTTTCTCCATGCTGGAGTTCATAGTGTCCATCTGTGTCTCGTCATTCGCCTGCAGAGCTGTCTGCCAGTGCTGCCGTTCCAACCCTGAG TGTTCGTCATTGGGAATCAAATACCGGTACCTCATGGCTGCATGA